In Nocardia sp. NBC_01327, the genomic stretch CATTGAGCACGGCCAGCGGAATTCCCGCCGCGTCGAGGCGGTGTTGGAGGAAGTCCGGATAGCGGGCGTTGGTATCGGGGAGCGTCGGATTCTGCGGTATGCCGATGTAATCGGCGGAGACGTATCCGTCGGTAATCGAATCACCCAGTGCGACAACGGCGGAAGCATCGCCCGAAGCCGAGACATCCAGGGTCGAGACGAGTGGAACCGCGGTGGTGCTCAGGCTGAATGCCGTCCCGGCGGAATCACCGGTGGTGTCACCCGCTCCGGGCACGGTGTAGTAGCTGGTGGCATTGCCGTTGAAATGTTCGGTCAGAAACGGCGCAGCCCCCGGCAGATACACGCTCACCGCTATGGGTTCCCACGCCGTTGCGGCGAATTCGACGGGGTCGCTCAGTATCTCCGCACCCGGCGCCAGCGTGACGCCCGCCTGCCCGGCGAAGGTGATCGGCCGCATCGAGGCCGGATCTACGCCGGGTCCCGCAGCGCGGTCCGCGATCGTGGCATGGCCGACCGTGAGCGGCATTGACCGGAACCGATTGGTCAGCCGAATCCGCACCCGGTCGCCACCGCGATGCGGCGTGACCACGATCCGATACGACTGCTCGCCCACCGAAAGTATGGGCTGCAGTGCCGGATCGAACGCACCGAGCGCATCGGACGGGCTGGCCGCCCAGGAACCCACCCAGTGCGCGGCCGAACACTCGGCGCCGCCCGGACCATCCGCCCCGGCCGGTCCGACACCCACGGCTGCGAAGACCGCCAGCGCGGTCAGCAGCACCGCTCGCCCCCGAATGGCTGTCGGATCGTTGGCCATCACATGTCCTCCCCTGCTATGCACAGCCGTCCCAAACCAGCTGGACGGGTGCCCACATTAGCCGTGTGCGACTCCGCACAGGACCGATCCGCAAAGAAGCGGAGCGGCGAGTAATCCGCGGGATCGCACGGTCATCCGAATCCGATTTCAAGTTCATTTCGCGGTATCGCCGCGATCCGGTGCGCGGCGAATTTCAATGGACTCACACCGATGCCTGCGGCGTGGGCGTAGCGATGGAGGAGCGGAATGGAACCGATCGTCGAAGTAAGCGGCGGCAAGATCCAGGGACGAACGACAAACGGTGTGAGCGCGTTTCTCGGTGTCCCGTATGCGGCGGCGCCGATCGGGCTCGCGCGATATCTCGCACCGCAGCCGGTGGCGCCCTGGGACGGTATTCGCGCGGCGAATACGCTGGGCCCCACCTGCATTCAGCCCTCCTACCCGCCCGGTATCGAGGAGATCCTGGGGACCTACACCGTGCCCGGTGCGGAGTACCTCAACGTGAATGTGTGGACCCCGGACCCCGGCGGCGCGGGCCTGCCGGTCCTGGTCTGGATTCACGGCGGCGCGTTCGAACACGGTTCCAATGCTGTCCCGGCCTATGACGGCGCTGCCTTCGCCCGCGACGGCGTGGTGCTGGTATCGGTGAACTACCGGCTCGGCATCTCCGGCTTCGCGGTTCTCGACGGCAGCCCCGCCAACCGCGGGCTACTCGACCAGCTCTTCGCCCTGGCCTGGGTGCAGGACAATATCGCGGCCTTCGGCGGCGATCCGGCCAATGTCACGGTCTTCGGCGAATCGGCGGGTGCGATGAGCGTGGCGGCGCTGCTCAGCGCCCCGGCCTCGCGCGGCCTGTTCGGCAGGGCGATCATGCAGAGCGGCAACGGCAGCGTGGCGGTGACCGCGGACGATGCCCGGCTGATGAGCGCGAAGTTGGCCGAGAAGCTCGAAATAGCGCCGACCGCAGCGGAATTCGCGCACGTGACGCCTGCCGATCTACTCGCCGCCCAGCAGTCCGTCCATGCCGAATACTCCCTGAACCCGGACCCGGCACGATGGGGAGCCTCGGTGGTCGCGGCAGGCGGCGGCGTCATGAACCTCATGCCCACGCTCGACGGTGAACTGCTGTCGGCGCTGCCGATCGATGCCATCACCGCCGGATCCGCCCGCGGCATCCCGCTGATCATCGGCGTCACCGCCGAGGAATTCCGCCTCTTCACCGTTCCCACGGGCCTGGCGGATGCGGCCACCACCGACATGCTGCCGTTCCTGCTGGCGCGCTTCGGTATCGCGGCCTCGATCGCCGAGGAGTTCGCGGCCGCGCGCCCGGACGATACCCCCGGCGACATACTCGCGGCCGTCATCACCGATGGCATGTTCCGCCGTCCGACCGCGGAACTGGCCTCCGCACACGCCGCCACCGGAACCCCGGCCTTCGTCTACGAATTCGGCTGGCAGCGCACCGATGGCGACCTCGGCGCCTGCCACGGCCTCGAAGTCCCGTTCGTCTTCGACACGCTCGCGAATGCGGTTCCGCTCGCCGGTCCGCACGCGCCGCAGCGCCTTGCCGACGAAATCCATTCGGCCTGGGTCGCTTTCGCCACCACCGGCGAGCCCGGCTGGGAGCAGTACAGCGCCGATCATCGTGCCGTCATGCGGTTCGGCGATCCCCGATCACAGCTCGTCACCGGCCCGGCCGGCGGCGCGTGGAGCACCGAGCCCTTCGCAGCGGCCGATACCGCTGTGCCCGGCGCGGAACGATAGACCCGGAAAGTCGAGGAAGACATGACCGAATGGATGACCGACGAGCGGTCACAGGCGCTGCGCGCGATCTGCGACACCATCGTCCCGGCACTGCGGCGACCCGATGACCAGGACGGCTTCTGGGCGCGCACCGCCACCGAACTCGGCGCGGATCAAGGCATTATCGCCTATCTGGCGGGCATGCCCGAGGACCAGCGCGAGGGTCTGCTCGGGCTCATCGATGCCCTCGGCGCACAGGGCATCGTCACGGCCTCGCCGCTGTCCCGCGAGGAATTGCTCAGGCGCACAGCACTGCTGGGTCCGCTGACCGGAGCCGGAGTCGGCGTACTGATCTCGCTCACCCTGTTCCTCACCTACGGCCTGCCGGACCCGGCCACCGGCCAGAACCCCATGTGGCGCAGATTCGGCTTTCCCGGCCCGATCGGCGCACCGCAGCAGGACACCAAGGCCCTGCACATCACAGTGCCGCAACCGGATTCGACCATCGAGACCGATATCGTGATCGTCGGCTCCGGTGCGGGCGGTGGCGTGATCGCCGGACAGCTGGCCCAGGCCGGACTGCGCGTCGTGGTCCTGGAAGCAGGCGGCTATTTCGACGAATCCGACTTCAACCAGCTCGAACTGTGGGGCTTCCAGAACCTCTACTGGCGTGGCGGCCCGACGCCGACCGCCGATTTCAATATCTCGCTGCAGGCCGGTGCGACCCTGGGCGGCGGCACCACCGTCAACTGGACCAATTGCCTGCGCACCCGGCCCTGGGTGCGCGAGCAGTGGGCGCGCGAATACGGGCTCAAGGATGTCGACGGCCCCGAGTTCGACCGACACCTGGACGCAGTGGCGCAACGCATTTCGGTCAACGAGCAATGCTCCGACTTCAACGGCCCGACCAAGCGGTTCCAGGAAGCGGCGGAGCACCTCGGCTGGTCGTTCGCCACCATCGCCCGCAATACCGATCCGGCGACCTACGATCCGGCCAGCGCGGGCTACCTGGGTTTCGGCGACCAGTCCGGATCCAAACAGGGCACCATGAAGACCTACCTGCGTGATGCCGCCGACGCGGGCGCGCAGATCATCGTGCGCAGCCGCGCCGATCGGGTCCTGGTCGAAAACGGCCGGGCCGCAGGTGTTTCGGCGACCTACGCCGATCCGGTGACCGGCGACGCCGCGACCTTCACCGTCCGCGCGCCCCGGGTGGTCATCGCGGGCGGCGCGCTCGAATCACCCGCATTGCTCCTGCGCTCCGGCATCGGTGGGCCCGCCGTCGGCAAGTACCTGCGCCTGCACCCGGTCGCCGCGGTCGCGGGCATCTACGCGGAGGATCAGCAGGCGTGGTGGGGCGCCCCGCACACCGGTCTGATCGATGAATTCGCCGACACCGGAGACGGTTACGGCTTCCTCATCGAAACCGCGCAGTACACGACCGGCCTGGGCGCCTCGGCGGTGCCCTGGGCGTCCGGCGCCGCGCACAAGCAGTTCCTGAGCCGATACCGCAATGCGGTCACCAGCCTGGCGGTGCTGCGCGATCGCGGGCACGGACAGGTGAGCATCGATGCCACCGGAAATTCGGTGGTGTCCTATGCCATTACCGATGAGCTCGACCTGGCCAATCTGCGGCGCGGCGTGGAGGCGCTGGCCGTTATGCACGAGGCCGCAGGTGCGGTGCAGATCGTGGCCTTCGCCGAGGGATTGCCGACCTGGCGCTGGGGGGACGACCTCGCCCCCTACATTGCCGCGATCCGCCGAATCCCGTTCCGCGCCGGTGGCTATCGCATGTTCTCCGCACATCAGATGGGCAGCTGCCGCATGGGCACGGACCCGCAGACCAGCGTCGCCGGACCCACCGGCGAGCTGCACGACACCCCCGGCGTCTGGATCGGCGACGGCAGCGCGTTCCCCACCGCGTCGGGCACCAATCCCATGCTCTCGATCATGGCGCTGGCGCACCGCACCGCCGAAGCGATCGCGGCCGATGCGGGTGCGACCCTCCGCACCGGCATCACGGCGAAGTAGAGACGAGGACGATATGACCACCACCGAACCCGCCGTCCGGCTGTATGACCGGGCCTACATCGGCGGCGAATGGATCACCCTGTCCGGCACCGACACCCACGATGTCATCAACCCCGCCACCGAGCAGACCCTCGCGACGGTCCGGCTCGGCACCGCCGCCGATGTGGACAATGCGGTGCGGGCCGCACAGGCCGGATTCGAATCCTGGTCGCGCAGTGCGGTTTCCACCCGTGCCGAGGTGCTGGCCGCCATCGCCGCCGGACTCGAAGCGCGCGGAGATGAACTGGCGGCGCTGATTTCACAGGAGGTCGGCACCCCGGTCGCCGTTTCCCGGCTGCTGCAGGCCGGATTGCCCGCCATGACCTTCTCGGCGGCGGCCCGCTTCGTGAGCGAGCTGCCCTGGGAGGAGGAACTCGGCAATGCCCTGATCGTCCGGGAGCCGGTGGGTGTGGTCGGCGCGATCACCCCGTGGAACTATCCGCTGCACCAGATCGCCGCCAAGGTCGCCCCCGCACTGGCCGCAGGGTGCTCGATCGTGGTGAAACCCAGTGAGGTGGCGCCGCTCTCGTCCTTCCTGTTCGCCGAGATCATCGATGCGCTCGGTCTGCCCGCCGGTGTCTTCAACCTGGTTCCCGGCACCGGGCCGGTGGTCGGCGAAGCATTGGCCGCCCACCCCGGCGTGGACATGATCTCGCTGACCGGCTCGGCCACGGCGGGTGCGCGGGTCTCGGAACTGGCCGCGCGGACGATCAAGAAGGTCGCGCTGGAGCTGGGCGGTAAATCGGCCAATATCATCCTCGATGATGCCGACCTGATGACCGCGGTGGTGGACGGCGTCGGCAAGTGCTTCCTCAATTCCGGCCAGACCTGTACGGCGCTGACCCGAATGCTGGTGCCGCGCAGCCGGTTGGCGGAGGTGGAGGCCATAGCCAAGGCCGCCGTGGAAGCCGCCGTCGTGGGTGATCCCTTCGATCCGGCCACCGCCGTGGGGCCGATGGTCACCGCCGCCCACCGCAATCGGGTACTCGGATACATCCGGCGCGGCATCGAGGAGGGGGCCACCCTGGTGACCGGCGGCACCGATCCGGTCGAGAGCCTGGAGCGCGGCTGGTTCGTGCGCCCCACCGTCTTCTCCGACGTCGACCCGTCCATGACGATCGCCCAGGAGGAGATCTTCGGTCCGGTGCTGGCGATCCTGCCCTATGACAGTGAGGACCATGCCGTCGCCATTGCCAATGGCACGCATTACGGCCTGTCCGGCGGAGTCTGGTCCGCCGACCCGGAACGCGCCCAGCGCGTCGCTCGCCGGCTACGTACCGGACAGGTCGAAATCAATGGCGGCGCCTTCAGTCCGGTCGCTCCGTTCGGCGGCTACAAGCAGTCCGGAAACGGTCGCGAACTCGGTCCGTACGGCGTGCTGGAGTTCCTCGAGACGAAGGCCATGTTCCGCTAGCGATGACCCGGGCGGGCGGAGTCCACTTTCGGACAATCCGCCCGCCGAGCCTCGCGATGCTACGGTGTTCACCTGCGCCGGAGCCGAATTGCCCCCTTCGGGGCCGGAACCGGACGGTACTTTCCTGGGAGTCGTTCACAGTTTCGGGTGATATCGTCTCGCCGCCGCAGAGGGCACATGCGGCCGGCGGTTTCGGACCGGGACGAATCGGGACGGGACCGCGCGCCGGAGAGATCGCGTAGGAGGCTCGGTTCTGTTGCACGGCAATACTTCCTGGACTGCTGGTGGACGATCGGGTGCACACCGGAAACCCCCGGCTATCACCATCTTGAAGGGGCGTGCGGTCATCGCCGCGGTGGCCGCGGGTGCGGCCGTCGCCGCCGGGCAGGCCGGTCTGCAAGACGTGGGCGGGCACAAGACCACCACTACTGCCG encodes the following:
- a CDS encoding carboxylesterase/lipase family protein, with product MEPIVEVSGGKIQGRTTNGVSAFLGVPYAAAPIGLARYLAPQPVAPWDGIRAANTLGPTCIQPSYPPGIEEILGTYTVPGAEYLNVNVWTPDPGGAGLPVLVWIHGGAFEHGSNAVPAYDGAAFARDGVVLVSVNYRLGISGFAVLDGSPANRGLLDQLFALAWVQDNIAAFGGDPANVTVFGESAGAMSVAALLSAPASRGLFGRAIMQSGNGSVAVTADDARLMSAKLAEKLEIAPTAAEFAHVTPADLLAAQQSVHAEYSLNPDPARWGASVVAAGGGVMNLMPTLDGELLSALPIDAITAGSARGIPLIIGVTAEEFRLFTVPTGLADAATTDMLPFLLARFGIAASIAEEFAAARPDDTPGDILAAVITDGMFRRPTAELASAHAATGTPAFVYEFGWQRTDGDLGACHGLEVPFVFDTLANAVPLAGPHAPQRLADEIHSAWVAFATTGEPGWEQYSADHRAVMRFGDPRSQLVTGPAGGAWSTEPFAAADTAVPGAER
- a CDS encoding FAD-dependent oxidoreductase, with translation MTEWMTDERSQALRAICDTIVPALRRPDDQDGFWARTATELGADQGIIAYLAGMPEDQREGLLGLIDALGAQGIVTASPLSREELLRRTALLGPLTGAGVGVLISLTLFLTYGLPDPATGQNPMWRRFGFPGPIGAPQQDTKALHITVPQPDSTIETDIVIVGSGAGGGVIAGQLAQAGLRVVVLEAGGYFDESDFNQLELWGFQNLYWRGGPTPTADFNISLQAGATLGGGTTVNWTNCLRTRPWVREQWAREYGLKDVDGPEFDRHLDAVAQRISVNEQCSDFNGPTKRFQEAAEHLGWSFATIARNTDPATYDPASAGYLGFGDQSGSKQGTMKTYLRDAADAGAQIIVRSRADRVLVENGRAAGVSATYADPVTGDAATFTVRAPRVVIAGGALESPALLLRSGIGGPAVGKYLRLHPVAAVAGIYAEDQQAWWGAPHTGLIDEFADTGDGYGFLIETAQYTTGLGASAVPWASGAAHKQFLSRYRNAVTSLAVLRDRGHGQVSIDATGNSVVSYAITDELDLANLRRGVEALAVMHEAAGAVQIVAFAEGLPTWRWGDDLAPYIAAIRRIPFRAGGYRMFSAHQMGSCRMGTDPQTSVAGPTGELHDTPGVWIGDGSAFPTASGTNPMLSIMALAHRTAEAIAADAGATLRTGITAK
- a CDS encoding GDSL-type esterase/lipase family protein — translated: MANDPTAIRGRAVLLTALAVFAAVGVGPAGADGPGGAECSAAHWVGSWAASPSDALGAFDPALQPILSVGEQSYRIVVTPHRGGDRVRIRLTNRFRSMPLTVGHATIADRAAGPGVDPASMRPITFAGQAGVTLAPGAEILSDPVEFAATAWEPIAVSVYLPGAAPFLTEHFNGNATSYYTVPGAGDTTGDSAGTAFSLSTTAVPLVSTLDVSASGDASAVVALGDSITDGYVSADYIGIPQNPTLPDTNARYPDFLQHRLDAAGIPLAVLNAGISGNALADDGMLPVFGPSAVSRAAADVLDQSAVSDVILLEGINDLDSPIGADYDRLIGAYTDIITRLKAAGLRVHLGTLMPAGGSLLGSTIAPRQNPIRLRINDWIRTQHLSDTVIDFAAAVQDPADTDALDPRYAGPDKLHPNLTGYQAMADAIDISTLGGKTCG
- a CDS encoding aldehyde dehydrogenase family protein, which translates into the protein MTTTEPAVRLYDRAYIGGEWITLSGTDTHDVINPATEQTLATVRLGTAADVDNAVRAAQAGFESWSRSAVSTRAEVLAAIAAGLEARGDELAALISQEVGTPVAVSRLLQAGLPAMTFSAAARFVSELPWEEELGNALIVREPVGVVGAITPWNYPLHQIAAKVAPALAAGCSIVVKPSEVAPLSSFLFAEIIDALGLPAGVFNLVPGTGPVVGEALAAHPGVDMISLTGSATAGARVSELAARTIKKVALELGGKSANIILDDADLMTAVVDGVGKCFLNSGQTCTALTRMLVPRSRLAEVEAIAKAAVEAAVVGDPFDPATAVGPMVTAAHRNRVLGYIRRGIEEGATLVTGGTDPVESLERGWFVRPTVFSDVDPSMTIAQEEIFGPVLAILPYDSEDHAVAIANGTHYGLSGGVWSADPERAQRVARRLRTGQVEINGGAFSPVAPFGGYKQSGNGRELGPYGVLEFLETKAMFR